The Streptomyces vietnamensis genome contains a region encoding:
- a CDS encoding trypsin-like serine peptidase — translation MSIVVHDGATTEERSRVIAAHWIGGGMAEVARQDAKDDLVQPAWTGGGSIARTVGRLYASSGVGGGSGACTATVVGTRTVITAAHCVRTPTGGAPARAAAWDQNLFFVPGYEGGAGPHGGFTVRRVRMAEDWQAYGRDVAMLEMNPGADGRNISDVVDAQPISFTAEPGTAAHFFGYPYTDRVLHCSGVTTWAAGKTMVRVPCLMGVGASGGPYLSGDPAEGSVVAVNVSGDADASYGTALGAFAQDLYRQSEHG, via the coding sequence GTGAGCATCGTGGTTCACGACGGTGCCACTACCGAGGAGCGCAGCCGCGTGATCGCGGCTCACTGGATTGGCGGCGGCATGGCCGAGGTGGCCCGGCAGGACGCCAAGGACGATCTGGTCCAGCCAGCCTGGACCGGCGGCGGCTCGATAGCCCGTACGGTCGGCCGGCTGTACGCGTCGTCGGGGGTCGGCGGCGGCTCGGGCGCCTGCACGGCAACCGTCGTCGGGACCCGCACCGTGATCACCGCCGCGCACTGTGTCAGAACACCGACTGGGGGAGCACCCGCGCGGGCCGCTGCCTGGGATCAGAACCTCTTCTTCGTACCGGGATATGAGGGCGGTGCGGGGCCTCACGGCGGCTTCACGGTGCGCCGGGTACGGATGGCCGAGGATTGGCAGGCGTACGGTCGGGACGTCGCGATGCTGGAGATGAATCCCGGCGCCGACGGGCGGAACATCTCCGACGTCGTCGACGCCCAGCCCATATCGTTCACGGCGGAACCCGGCACGGCCGCGCACTTCTTCGGCTACCCGTACACGGACCGGGTGCTGCACTGCTCGGGCGTCACCACCTGGGCAGCTGGCAAGACGATGGTGCGCGTCCCCTGCCTCATGGGAGTGGGGGCCAGTGGCGGCCCGTACCTTTCGGGCGACCCGGCGGAGGGCAGTGTCGTCGCGGTGAACGTCAGCGGCGACGCAGACGCAAGCTACGGAACAGCTCTCGGCGCATTCGCCCAAGACCTCTACCGGCAGTCCGAACACGGCTGA
- a CDS encoding DUF6192 family protein, which translates to MPEEIKNADMVGSVSSSRYEQIVAELRTVVENQTRGQFTIGDCALEIEPMREAGGQERGEELFTVKESMFRLAEDIGLSYSTVKEARWTASRWPKERRRTAVSFTVHKILAGIGDERERFAAILTPPEGKPRWTADEARRRVGRQVEHPITPQEKVSAIRTLARDEAVAATVTSDLLRRPTVVAQVRQEDKVRAVEELTRDDQVAATVTTGLLRRPDVAFRAMSDDTARHQVNHAQVERGRQAREHFEETSPVAPAIRGIDRSVEFLDLVTACHAFVAATGRVVPGLRDRQLGDDERGVVHENIARVRATLDWIETAVDTGKVDVDGELARLLQGD; encoded by the coding sequence ATGCCCGAAGAGATCAAGAACGCCGACATGGTCGGCAGTGTCAGCTCCAGCCGCTACGAGCAGATCGTGGCCGAGCTGCGCACGGTGGTGGAGAACCAGACCCGGGGCCAGTTCACGATCGGCGACTGCGCGCTGGAGATCGAGCCGATGCGCGAGGCCGGCGGCCAGGAGCGGGGCGAGGAGCTGTTCACGGTCAAGGAGTCGATGTTCCGCCTGGCCGAGGACATCGGACTGTCGTACTCGACGGTGAAGGAGGCCAGGTGGACGGCCTCGCGCTGGCCGAAGGAACGCCGGCGGACCGCGGTGTCCTTCACCGTCCACAAGATCCTGGCGGGCATCGGCGACGAGCGGGAACGGTTCGCCGCGATCCTGACCCCGCCGGAGGGCAAGCCGCGGTGGACCGCGGACGAGGCCCGGCGCCGGGTCGGCCGGCAGGTCGAGCACCCGATCACCCCGCAGGAGAAGGTCAGCGCGATCCGCACCCTCGCGAGGGACGAAGCGGTCGCCGCCACCGTCACCAGCGACCTGCTGCGGCGTCCGACAGTGGTCGCCCAGGTCAGACAGGAGGACAAGGTCCGGGCCGTCGAGGAACTCACCCGCGACGACCAGGTCGCCGCGACGGTGACCACCGGCCTGCTGCGGCGCCCCGACGTCGCCTTCCGTGCGATGTCGGACGACACCGCCCGCCACCAGGTCAACCACGCCCAGGTCGAACGCGGCCGGCAGGCCCGCGAGCACTTCGAGGAGACCAGCCCTGTCGCTCCGGCGATCCGCGGCATCGACCGGTCGGTGGAGTTCTTGGACCTGGTCACCGCCTGCCACGCGTTCGTCGCGGCGACCGGGCGGGTTGTCCCGGGCCTGCGCGACCGCCAGCTCGGCGACGACGAACGCGGAGTCGTCCACGAGAACATCGCCCGTGTCCGGGCGACGCTGGACTGGATCGAGACGGCCGTCGACACCGGGAAGGTCGACGTCGACGGAGAGCTGGCCCGTCTCCTGCAAGGTGATTAG
- a CDS encoding VanZ family protein has product MIKAVFQHHLAFLAVAIAVTVAVGMVVFLLARRRTGSTKAVLNGLWASSAVGPAILTSWSGSGVMTYTCAVNPDVTQVLQSTQGQLNLVLFIPYGLFAALATRRPLFAAATGLLFTAAIETAQATMPFISRLCDTDDLITNSLGACIGAALGALVARRLHGSGAGASRPSVRRTLAWVTPAVVLIAVGWLAVIDPVRVQPPAAEVPSATAAQTAAINDAVTEAFPSAFQPSNAFYTDNADGTASVTASLPGGFAELSWPDRERFTAHFSPASNGEGTQAYRIPGISHPITTADQAKEIATAYADRYAPWAKPGAEITVRAIDDTVNVGWMVEWRRWKNDVLMPMRLSIAIEPSGGLIDLIARNIADPRLPPAKINEAKAWELFDQHHKLKPGQGTRQQPIYLAQRRNGQWRIHWLLSIRDGNTLYSATVDATDASIHNQTTIPVQDGAPSQ; this is encoded by the coding sequence TTGATCAAAGCCGTCTTCCAGCACCATCTCGCTTTCCTGGCCGTCGCCATCGCGGTGACCGTCGCGGTGGGCATGGTCGTCTTCCTCCTGGCCCGTCGCCGTACCGGCAGCACCAAGGCCGTGCTGAACGGCCTGTGGGCGTCCTCCGCCGTCGGGCCGGCGATCCTGACAAGCTGGTCGGGCAGCGGGGTGATGACCTACACGTGCGCCGTGAACCCCGACGTCACGCAGGTTCTGCAGAGCACGCAAGGTCAGCTCAACCTCGTTCTGTTCATCCCGTACGGTCTGTTCGCCGCTCTCGCCACGCGCCGCCCTCTGTTTGCCGCCGCCACCGGCCTGCTGTTCACGGCTGCAATCGAGACCGCGCAGGCCACCATGCCGTTCATCAGCCGGCTGTGCGACACCGACGACCTGATTACGAACAGCCTCGGCGCCTGCATCGGCGCTGCTCTCGGCGCCCTCGTAGCTCGCCGCCTGCATGGCAGCGGCGCTGGCGCCTCGCGGCCGAGTGTGCGCCGCACCCTTGCCTGGGTAACGCCGGCCGTCGTGCTGATCGCTGTGGGTTGGCTGGCTGTCATCGATCCCGTTCGTGTGCAGCCCCCCGCGGCCGAAGTCCCCTCAGCCACCGCCGCACAGACCGCAGCGATCAACGACGCTGTCACCGAGGCCTTCCCCTCCGCCTTCCAGCCGAGCAACGCGTTCTACACGGACAACGCCGACGGAACCGCATCCGTGACCGCCTCCTTGCCTGGCGGGTTTGCCGAACTGTCCTGGCCCGACCGTGAGCGATTCACCGCTCACTTCAGCCCGGCTTCCAACGGTGAAGGAACCCAGGCCTACCGCATCCCCGGCATCAGCCACCCGATCACCACCGCAGACCAGGCCAAAGAAATCGCTACCGCGTACGCCGACCGCTACGCCCCCTGGGCCAAGCCCGGCGCCGAAATCACAGTCCGGGCCATCGACGACACAGTCAACGTCGGATGGATGGTCGAATGGCGCCGCTGGAAGAACGACGTCCTCATGCCGATGCGCCTGAGCATCGCCATCGAGCCGTCCGGAGGTCTCATCGACCTCATCGCCCGCAACATCGCAGACCCCCGCCTGCCGCCCGCGAAAATCAACGAGGCCAAGGCCTGGGAACTCTTCGATCAGCACCACAAACTCAAGCCCGGCCAGGGAACACGCCAGCAGCCCATCTACCTTGCACAGCGCCGCAACGGCCAATGGCGCATCCACTGGCTGCTGTCCATCCGCGACGGCAACACCCTGTACTCAGCCACCGTTGACGCCACCGATGCCAGCATTCACAACCAGACCACCATCCCGGTCCAGGACGGCGCTCCCTCCCAGTAA
- a CDS encoding ParA family protein — translation MLELADLAAARSALRRRLQLVQGSPLISKVIVIVNGKGGVGKSSTAAAFAAALAKLGLKVLLAELDEQGNNAEDLGFTGGPLDDGGRAQAAAILDGKPLVPTGEARPNLFVLPGGPALEEVVEELYCQRRAARHTDDLDEQAAWTAMYAAAIDAVADDYDVIILDVAPGCEPLQLQALVAGHRVLIPTKSDPSSRKGLRTVARRFAQAVALNPVLRLLGVIIFATNSSATRVQEDIKSQLSADLRGAAPVFEQTIRHVEAAAVTCRKLGKVPQELRLSKTLEPAARRSMSALAGDYQSLAIEVMQAKAAMDQQQTEELAA, via the coding sequence TTGCTCGAGCTTGCGGACCTTGCCGCAGCACGGTCTGCACTGCGGCGCAGGCTCCAGCTCGTTCAGGGCAGCCCGCTGATCAGCAAGGTCATCGTCATCGTCAACGGGAAGGGCGGCGTCGGGAAGAGCAGCACCGCCGCCGCGTTCGCCGCCGCTCTGGCCAAGCTCGGGCTGAAGGTGCTGCTGGCCGAGCTGGACGAACAGGGAAACAACGCGGAAGACCTCGGTTTCACTGGAGGCCCCCTCGATGACGGGGGACGCGCGCAGGCCGCAGCCATTCTCGACGGCAAGCCACTCGTTCCAACCGGCGAAGCGCGCCCAAACCTGTTCGTACTCCCCGGCGGTCCCGCACTCGAAGAAGTCGTCGAGGAGCTGTACTGCCAGCGCCGCGCAGCGCGGCACACAGACGACCTCGACGAGCAGGCCGCGTGGACAGCGATGTACGCGGCTGCCATCGATGCTGTAGCCGACGACTATGACGTCATCATCCTCGACGTCGCACCCGGGTGTGAACCGCTCCAACTCCAGGCCCTCGTCGCGGGGCACCGCGTCCTGATCCCGACGAAATCCGACCCGTCGTCCCGAAAGGGCCTGCGTACGGTCGCAAGACGGTTCGCTCAGGCGGTTGCCCTGAACCCGGTGCTCCGGCTCCTGGGAGTCATCATCTTCGCGACGAACTCCTCCGCCACGCGGGTACAGGAAGACATCAAGAGCCAACTGTCCGCTGACCTTCGGGGTGCCGCGCCAGTCTTCGAGCAGACGATCCGGCATGTCGAAGCTGCGGCCGTGACCTGCCGGAAGCTTGGCAAGGTGCCCCAGGAACTGCGCCTGAGCAAGACGCTCGAACCGGCCGCGCGTAGGTCGATGAGCGCCCTGGCGGGGGACTACCAGTCCCTCGCGATCGAAGTGATGCAAGCCAAAGCAGCGATGGATCAGCAGCAGACGGAGGAGCTCGCCGCATGA
- a CDS encoding ParA family protein, translating to MLSEDMELVEPPENSTVIGTGKGGVGKSTVAAHFAAHCAEQGERTLLICVTSQDDDDLGVKEFGRGTPPDGPSVLEGQGLYRAISERIPLVPVRDVRPNLDVVPGGEAVGELVPLLMARLMGAEGPGVALSLARALQPIAPFYDRIVLDSAPENDSLEQLALAAARHLYVPTRSDSSSINGMKRIARNFKIVRKQVNPWLRVAGAFLYASNPSAGQLHAQVKEKIRSTLGEGTPILPTIVGYREKPAVGARNLGLLFPEYAALLPTSAKSYDVAAGRARVEDVVPEAITGLAADMRRLNLEILDYSRKAAQ from the coding sequence ATGCTCAGCGAGGACATGGAACTCGTCGAACCACCCGAGAACAGCACCGTCATCGGTACGGGGAAGGGTGGGGTTGGTAAGAGCACTGTCGCGGCCCACTTCGCAGCGCACTGTGCGGAGCAGGGCGAGAGAACCCTCCTTATCTGCGTGACCAGCCAGGACGACGACGACCTCGGAGTCAAGGAGTTCGGCCGGGGCACGCCTCCGGACGGGCCGTCCGTACTGGAAGGCCAGGGCCTGTACCGTGCCATCTCCGAGCGGATCCCCCTCGTTCCCGTACGCGATGTGAGGCCCAACCTCGACGTCGTGCCCGGGGGCGAAGCCGTGGGAGAGCTTGTCCCCCTGCTGATGGCCCGCCTCATGGGAGCGGAAGGCCCTGGTGTGGCTCTCTCGCTCGCGCGGGCTCTGCAGCCCATCGCGCCGTTCTACGACAGGATCGTCCTCGACTCCGCGCCCGAGAACGACTCCCTCGAGCAGCTTGCCCTCGCAGCCGCCAGGCACCTCTATGTGCCCACGCGCTCCGATTCCTCTTCGATCAACGGGATGAAGCGCATCGCCCGCAATTTCAAGATCGTGCGGAAGCAGGTGAACCCGTGGCTGAGGGTCGCCGGCGCTTTCCTGTACGCCTCCAACCCGAGCGCCGGACAGCTGCATGCCCAGGTCAAGGAGAAGATCCGATCGACCCTGGGCGAAGGCACCCCGATCCTGCCGACCATCGTGGGCTACCGGGAGAAGCCGGCAGTGGGCGCCCGCAACCTGGGTCTCCTCTTCCCCGAGTACGCCGCGCTCCTGCCTACCAGCGCCAAGAGCTACGACGTTGCCGCCGGCAGAGCCAGGGTGGAGGACGTCGTCCCCGAGGCGATCACCGGCCTGGCCGCGGACATGCGGCGTCTGAACCTTGAGATTCTCGACTACAGCAGGAAGGCAGCACAGTGA
- a CDS encoding DUF6185 family protein, with the protein MLLFAAAPPAASAPADECQSTELATASVSAGVLLEHGNRTSTKVRSELRVEVPADWPFARHLLLSEESPEYIRAMACITRPPHNGQYRRWSEWRDGPPLVTAEKDGGVTVVDRAHTWVNVDDTVHAGLWSVRADGDRWTVRLLLPRALAGAHWTEIKVDPGGPGAETATPLPDGGEGATALLWHPASSDKASVAEKGKQESGKKPLATEPVPAVTVRLKPSWQRSWSAQSNRPGAVLLNRSGYIIASIVTSVLLLCGVVLYRRRPAPPTARQDRTLRNLAQWAVASTFLALLTDGRAVFQRYGEHWNEAFWRNGLILRDHGFALAFVAVLLFVARPTRRTWAALAGLTVPPLLVAVVPGTFDLRHEASGLALAATATASLCLFSLCSLAWVAAAWRLATDGGLLPGSRRFPGNDRVLKLRLAGPAILAWTIFVSAFFVLTEERAWQRASWLSDRTVPEYGLDHWNDFVWEALSSVPGAQDWLSSYLWLLTTIAMLAVLRAWRSATTVSPLEEPADRLLFITFFGVVGTLPGGYVAGFSTISVLWQLFGMLALYGFVAPFTGRSVLSQPLEGSGHSLATVVAPAGRAALLDKSRSYREIHAELRRLDQGLFGDVPPKRSDLEQNLSDLHNWPASPPLPGGADRLPAKVSVVDAALALGPRDTWWANGSRCARLSLVPAVPASFLMIWVWHIRGEGWTEVLSDQFGVPSLLLSLVSWAATWTGAAFVLGALWRQLPGQRGAAKALPVTLAFALPVAADGLVLHFTEESTAGLAFAVSAMLFVLTVTGIAMDFDTFRTERRYWQSRMGLLLSVYQMRYYSLQFAYLIAQIVAMISIWQFLAEPDAAPQPPEPKG; encoded by the coding sequence ATGCTGCTGTTCGCCGCCGCGCCCCCCGCTGCATCCGCCCCAGCGGACGAGTGCCAGTCCACGGAGCTGGCCACGGCAAGCGTCAGCGCCGGTGTGCTGCTGGAGCACGGAAACCGTACGTCCACGAAGGTACGGTCCGAACTACGCGTCGAGGTGCCCGCCGACTGGCCCTTCGCCAGACACCTGTTGTTGAGCGAGGAAAGTCCTGAGTACATCCGGGCGATGGCCTGTATCACCCGCCCTCCGCACAACGGTCAGTATCGGCGCTGGTCCGAGTGGCGCGACGGCCCGCCCTTGGTAACGGCCGAGAAGGACGGCGGGGTGACGGTCGTCGACCGGGCGCACACCTGGGTCAACGTGGACGACACCGTCCACGCCGGCCTCTGGAGCGTGCGCGCGGACGGAGACCGGTGGACGGTCCGGCTTCTCCTGCCTCGCGCTCTCGCTGGCGCCCACTGGACCGAGATCAAGGTGGACCCCGGCGGCCCGGGCGCCGAGACTGCAACGCCGTTGCCCGACGGGGGCGAGGGTGCCACGGCACTGTTGTGGCATCCAGCGTCGTCAGACAAAGCGTCGGTGGCCGAAAAGGGGAAGCAGGAGTCCGGCAAGAAGCCGCTCGCGACCGAGCCGGTCCCCGCGGTGACCGTTCGACTCAAGCCTTCCTGGCAGCGTTCCTGGAGCGCTCAGAGCAATCGACCGGGCGCCGTGCTGCTGAACCGCAGCGGCTACATAATCGCCAGCATCGTGACCAGCGTGCTTCTCCTTTGCGGGGTTGTCCTCTACCGCAGGCGGCCCGCTCCTCCCACTGCCCGGCAGGACCGCACACTGCGGAACCTCGCGCAATGGGCCGTGGCGTCCACGTTCCTTGCCCTGCTGACAGATGGCAGAGCGGTGTTTCAGCGGTATGGGGAACACTGGAACGAAGCCTTCTGGAGGAACGGACTAATCCTCCGCGACCACGGCTTCGCCCTCGCATTTGTGGCCGTGCTGCTCTTCGTGGCGCGCCCGACTCGCCGTACCTGGGCAGCGCTCGCTGGCCTGACGGTGCCGCCCTTGCTGGTGGCGGTGGTGCCCGGCACATTCGACCTGCGCCACGAGGCATCCGGCCTCGCGCTTGCGGCCACGGCGACAGCGTCCCTCTGTCTCTTCTCCCTGTGCTCGCTTGCATGGGTGGCCGCCGCCTGGCGCCTGGCCACGGACGGGGGGCTGCTGCCCGGAAGCCGCCGCTTCCCAGGGAACGACCGGGTTCTGAAACTCCGCCTCGCCGGGCCGGCCATCCTGGCCTGGACGATCTTCGTATCGGCCTTCTTCGTTCTCACCGAGGAACGAGCTTGGCAGCGGGCTTCCTGGCTCAGCGACCGCACAGTCCCTGAGTACGGCCTCGATCACTGGAACGACTTCGTGTGGGAGGCCCTGTCCTCCGTGCCCGGGGCTCAGGACTGGCTCTCCTCGTACCTGTGGCTGCTGACAACAATCGCGATGCTCGCCGTCCTGCGGGCATGGCGCTCAGCTACCACCGTGTCCCCCCTCGAAGAACCGGCCGACCGGCTGCTCTTCATCACCTTCTTCGGAGTGGTGGGCACATTGCCCGGCGGATACGTCGCCGGCTTCAGCACGATCTCCGTGCTGTGGCAGCTCTTCGGCATGCTGGCCTTGTACGGGTTTGTGGCACCGTTCACGGGGCGCTCCGTCCTCTCACAGCCCCTCGAAGGTTCGGGGCACTCCCTGGCGACGGTGGTGGCCCCAGCCGGCCGGGCGGCACTCCTCGACAAGTCCCGCTCCTACCGTGAGATCCACGCAGAACTGCGCCGCCTCGATCAGGGCCTGTTCGGTGACGTACCTCCGAAACGCAGCGATCTCGAACAGAACCTCAGCGACCTGCACAACTGGCCTGCGAGCCCGCCCTTGCCGGGAGGCGCGGACCGGCTTCCAGCGAAAGTCTCCGTGGTGGACGCTGCCCTGGCACTGGGGCCGCGGGACACGTGGTGGGCCAACGGCAGCCGGTGCGCCCGTCTGTCTCTCGTCCCTGCAGTGCCCGCGTCCTTCCTCATGATCTGGGTCTGGCACATCCGTGGCGAGGGCTGGACGGAGGTCCTCTCCGATCAGTTCGGTGTCCCCAGCCTCCTGCTGTCACTTGTCAGCTGGGCCGCGACCTGGACCGGAGCTGCCTTCGTGCTCGGTGCCCTGTGGCGTCAGCTTCCCGGGCAGCGAGGGGCGGCGAAAGCCCTGCCAGTGACCCTTGCGTTCGCGCTGCCAGTCGCCGCCGACGGACTGGTCCTGCACTTCACAGAGGAGAGCACCGCAGGTCTGGCGTTCGCGGTGTCAGCAATGCTCTTCGTCCTGACGGTCACCGGCATCGCGATGGACTTCGACACCTTCCGCACCGAGCGACGCTACTGGCAGAGCCGCATGGGTCTCCTCCTGTCCGTCTACCAGATGCGCTACTACTCCCTGCAGTTCGCCTATCTCATCGCCCAGATCGTCGCCATGATCAGCATCTGGCAGTTCCTCGCCGAACCCGACGCCGCTCCCCAGCCCCCTGAGCCGAAGGGCTAA
- a CDS encoding DUF2637 domain-containing protein produces the protein MREGRGDVAAGSTTKPELTRAHRVLIGMVIGGALIIAGIGFAGSYAAVRELALQKGFGTFSYFFPIGIDAGICVLLALDLLLTWLRIPFPLLRQTAWVLTAATIAFNGAAAWPDPLGVGMHAVIPVLFVVAVEAARHAVGRIADITADKHMEGVRITRWFLSPVPTFRLWRRMKLWEIRSYEQAVKLEQHRLVYEAQLHSQYGRRWRRKAPVEALMPMKLARYGVPLAETAPHVLEAAGLNLSTTVTVERADDQAAAGEHQRALEAGESEAARGKANEVEELPQSESTAAAQDNVEDDQALAEPVADRLPATPELTDDQPVVADGTGVLPGGGAAVERQAVVEPHPFFEPVTPQSFAAPAAPVVAKPYVREPVAAPSAAATGGNWDGGKMPEQTSLDLPSVRPADPLGEPALWESTATDTGAATARLPEQQTEEPELDPVQQQVVTVAEWLSEAEQAGEKLSGAEVARRLGVSPKTGQRRVIDAQRHLAEQRKQQGRAHLRSVKRS, from the coding sequence ATGCGGGAGGGACGGGGCGACGTGGCCGCGGGAAGTACGACGAAGCCGGAGCTGACGCGGGCACACCGCGTTCTGATCGGGATGGTCATCGGCGGTGCGTTGATCATCGCGGGGATTGGGTTCGCGGGTTCCTATGCCGCCGTACGTGAGCTCGCCCTGCAGAAGGGCTTCGGCACCTTCTCGTACTTCTTCCCGATCGGCATCGACGCCGGCATCTGCGTGCTCCTCGCCCTGGACCTGCTGCTGACATGGCTGCGGATCCCGTTCCCGCTGCTGCGTCAGACGGCCTGGGTGCTGACGGCCGCGACGATCGCCTTCAACGGTGCAGCAGCCTGGCCCGACCCGCTCGGCGTCGGCATGCACGCCGTCATCCCAGTCCTGTTCGTGGTCGCTGTCGAGGCCGCCCGCCATGCGGTAGGCCGGATCGCGGACATCACCGCGGACAAGCACATGGAGGGCGTCCGGATCACCCGCTGGTTCCTCTCCCCGGTGCCGACGTTCCGGCTGTGGCGGCGCATGAAGCTGTGGGAGATCCGCTCCTACGAACAGGCCGTGAAACTGGAACAGCACCGGCTCGTCTATGAGGCGCAGCTGCACAGCCAGTACGGCCGCCGCTGGCGTCGTAAGGCTCCTGTGGAGGCACTCATGCCGATGAAGCTGGCTCGCTACGGTGTGCCGCTGGCCGAGACCGCCCCTCACGTCCTGGAAGCGGCCGGGCTGAACCTGAGCACCACGGTGACGGTGGAGCGCGCCGACGACCAGGCGGCGGCCGGCGAACACCAGCGAGCCCTGGAAGCCGGCGAGAGCGAAGCGGCCAGGGGCAAGGCGAACGAGGTCGAGGAGCTGCCGCAGTCCGAGTCAACCGCTGCGGCACAGGACAACGTGGAGGACGACCAGGCCCTGGCGGAGCCGGTGGCCGATCGGCTGCCGGCCACGCCGGAGCTGACCGATGACCAGCCGGTCGTGGCCGACGGTACCGGTGTCCTTCCCGGCGGGGGCGCGGCTGTCGAGCGCCAGGCCGTCGTCGAGCCCCACCCGTTCTTCGAGCCCGTCACGCCGCAGTCCTTCGCCGCGCCAGCGGCTCCGGTGGTTGCCAAGCCCTACGTGCGTGAGCCGGTGGCGGCGCCGAGCGCCGCAGCAACCGGCGGGAACTGGGACGGCGGGAAAATGCCGGAGCAGACGTCGCTGGACCTCCCCTCCGTGCGGCCAGCGGATCCGTTGGGCGAGCCGGCCCTCTGGGAATCCACCGCCACCGACACGGGAGCGGCGACCGCGCGGCTGCCCGAGCAGCAGACAGAAGAGCCGGAACTGGACCCCGTTCAGCAGCAGGTCGTGACCGTCGCCGAGTGGCTAAGCGAGGCGGAACAGGCGGGAGAGAAGCTCTCCGGTGCCGAGGTCGCCCGGCGCCTGGGGGTCTCACCCAAGACCGGTCAACGCCGCGTAATCGACGCGCAGCGGCACCTGGCGGAGCAGCGCAAGCAGCAGGGCCGAGCGCACCTTCGCTCCGTCAAACGCAGCTGA
- a CDS encoding restriction endonuclease gives MDAGGVLVTVALAAVLFPQARQGLERHGSIIATIAVTALAAGVLSLLLVKAGRRRSSAWATRRRRSECWDIRFLDSLHHTEFEEAVRDLMRRDGAHDAVRVGGAGDNGADVKGTDPVGRRWVIQCKHRRDGAAGAAVGSPDLHVLNGTGRPVHGGDVVVLVTNGRFTVPAVEFARSQRLHLVDRGLLNEWASGSSPLWELLPHLPTPRRTYMCRSARRLQP, from the coding sequence ATGGACGCCGGCGGCGTCCTGGTGACGGTCGCGCTCGCGGCCGTCCTCTTCCCACAGGCCCGCCAGGGGCTTGAACGCCACGGCTCCATCATCGCCACGATCGCCGTCACGGCCCTGGCCGCCGGAGTGTTGAGCCTGCTCCTGGTGAAGGCCGGACGACGTAGGTCCTCTGCCTGGGCCACGCGGCGCCGCCGCTCGGAGTGCTGGGACATCCGCTTCCTGGACAGCCTGCACCACACCGAGTTTGAGGAAGCCGTACGAGACCTGATGCGCCGCGACGGCGCACACGACGCCGTCCGGGTGGGCGGCGCCGGCGACAACGGAGCCGACGTCAAGGGGACCGATCCCGTAGGCCGCCGCTGGGTTATCCAGTGCAAGCACCGTCGTGATGGAGCGGCCGGGGCTGCAGTCGGCAGCCCGGACCTTCATGTCCTCAACGGGACCGGTCGCCCCGTCCACGGCGGCGACGTCGTCGTCCTCGTCACCAACGGCCGGTTCACCGTTCCGGCAGTGGAGTTCGCCCGCAGTCAGCGGCTGCATCTGGTGGATCGCGGTCTTCTGAACGAATGGGCCAGCGGCTCGTCTCCCCTGTGGGAGCTCCTCCCCCACCTGCCGACACCGCGGCGCACCTATATGTGCCGGAGCGCTCGCCGACTTCAGCCTTGA
- a CDS encoding barstar family protein, which yields MIPNVHADGDHGGQRRYSLTDAGNGHVWGVCAEAEGFFREALRGTYELFGWVPDGAEVRGWAGSRVWLVPEDRTLDAWLLEDAESLGQYPGTDSLVLTGLDDYEGPPEGHQGPVRLHDGYRWLGSCREFARVLPPEHVEPPLVLQGLAPSDRLRRTLATGARRPLDLEEVCLEIRDDRDGLLTDRLLRPKVRTWQPSSRGTGLIDLELDGYLAPVPGYARPVWERWLAGPPDAPGAWAALDTRRRGAWLDLVRERGCRLKYQDRKAGHAYELDGRHVTDEPGLYLALGEAVNGPGGYFGGCLDALLDCLRGNFGYTAPATLVWRDAATARGYLSHALAPEGEQYDLVALVIEALIEGGMHVILT from the coding sequence ATGATTCCCAACGTGCATGCAGACGGGGATCATGGCGGGCAGAGACGGTACTCGCTGACGGACGCGGGAAACGGCCATGTCTGGGGTGTCTGCGCCGAGGCAGAGGGGTTCTTTCGGGAAGCCCTCCGCGGGACGTATGAACTGTTCGGCTGGGTTCCTGACGGAGCCGAGGTGCGCGGCTGGGCCGGCAGCCGGGTGTGGCTGGTGCCGGAGGACAGGACGCTCGATGCTTGGCTGCTGGAGGACGCGGAGAGCCTTGGACAGTACCCGGGAACGGACAGCCTCGTGCTCACCGGTCTGGACGACTACGAGGGCCCGCCCGAGGGACACCAGGGACCTGTCCGACTGCATGACGGGTACCGGTGGCTGGGTTCGTGCCGGGAGTTCGCCCGCGTCCTGCCGCCCGAGCACGTAGAACCTCCGCTCGTCCTGCAGGGACTCGCCCCGAGTGATCGACTACGACGGACACTAGCTACGGGCGCCCGGCGCCCGCTGGACCTGGAGGAGGTCTGCCTGGAGATCCGGGACGACCGGGACGGACTGCTCACCGACCGGCTGCTGCGCCCCAAGGTCCGTACCTGGCAGCCGTCCTCCCGGGGTACAGGCCTGATTGATCTGGAACTCGACGGATACCTCGCACCTGTACCGGGATACGCCCGGCCCGTCTGGGAGCGCTGGCTTGCCGGCCCGCCGGACGCCCCCGGCGCCTGGGCTGCGCTCGATACCCGCCGGCGTGGGGCCTGGCTCGACCTTGTCCGGGAGCGGGGCTGTCGGCTCAAGTACCAGGACCGGAAGGCCGGGCACGCGTACGAGCTGGACGGCCGGCACGTCACGGACGAACCGGGCCTCTACCTGGCACTCGGCGAGGCCGTCAACGGGCCGGGCGGTTACTTCGGAGGCTGCCTGGATGCCCTCCTGGACTGTCTGCGCGGCAACTTCGGCTACACCGCCCCCGCAACCCTGGTCTGGCGGGATGCTGCGACTGCACGCGGGTACCTGTCCCACGCCCTGGCGCCGGAGGGTGAGCAATACGATCTGGTCGCCCTGGTGATCGAAGCTCTGATCGAGGGCGGGATGCACGTGATCCTCACGTGA